Proteins encoded within one genomic window of Deltaproteobacteria bacterium HGW-Deltaproteobacteria-2:
- a CDS encoding ornithine acetyltransferase has translation MVKNKTKICVPGFLANGIAVGIKGTDKKDLGLIYSTVPAKVAAVFTKNTFKAAPLLINEERVKRGIAQAIITNSGCANAATGKEGYRDALAVSSALSKEMKIKDELVLVSSTGVIGKRLPLKKIESGIGKLVKGLNEAGIEDAEAAMMTTDKYPKVAIRKGVVGAKDITICGIAKGAGMIEPNMATLLTYVMTDALIDSKALSTVFHQVINSTFNSISVDGCMSTNDMAIIMANGLAGNNPLEKVQARLQRFRDMLSEVLTELCQAVVQDGEGATKFISIMVEGAKSKSDARSAAYAIANSNLVKTAFFGEDPNWGRIIAALGSSGISMEKEKVSLSIGGKMVFHQDSPVAFNLSELKEIFKKDRINVHVGLGAGDKSYFVYTSDLSYDYVKINADYTT, from the coding sequence ATGGTTAAAAATAAAACAAAAATATGTGTGCCCGGCTTTCTGGCCAATGGAATTGCCGTTGGTATTAAGGGGACCGATAAAAAAGACCTGGGCTTGATTTATTCTACCGTACCCGCAAAAGTGGCGGCTGTATTTACTAAAAATACCTTTAAAGCGGCGCCGCTGCTGATTAATGAAGAACGTGTTAAAAGAGGTATAGCTCAGGCAATCATAACCAACAGTGGTTGTGCCAACGCGGCAACAGGGAAAGAAGGTTACAGGGATGCATTGGCTGTTTCCTCAGCTTTATCTAAAGAAATGAAAATAAAAGATGAATTAGTACTGGTAAGTTCGACGGGAGTGATTGGAAAAAGACTTCCCTTAAAAAAAATAGAAAGCGGCATCGGTAAATTAGTTAAAGGATTAAACGAGGCCGGAATTGAGGATGCGGAAGCGGCAATGATGACAACGGATAAATATCCCAAGGTTGCCATCCGCAAAGGCGTGGTCGGAGCAAAAGATATTACCATTTGCGGTATCGCCAAAGGCGCCGGTATGATTGAACCCAATATGGCGACTTTGCTGACTTATGTAATGACCGATGCTTTAATCGATTCCAAAGCTTTGAGCACAGTGTTTCATCAGGTAATTAATTCTACATTTAATTCCATCAGTGTTGACGGCTGTATGAGCACCAATGACATGGCGATTATCATGGCTAATGGTTTAGCCGGCAATAATCCATTGGAGAAGGTGCAAGCCCGCCTGCAGCGTTTTCGAGACATGTTGTCCGAGGTTTTAACGGAACTTTGCCAGGCTGTTGTTCAAGATGGCGAAGGAGCGACAAAATTTATATCAATTATGGTGGAAGGCGCTAAATCAAAATCGGATGCGCGGTCTGCCGCCTATGCTATTGCGAACTCAAATTTGGTCAAAACGGCTTTTTTTGGAGAAGATCCTAACTGGGGAAGAATAATTGCCGCCCTTGGTTCTTCCGGAATATCCATGGAGAAGGAAAAAGTAAGCCTGTCCATTGGTGGCAAAATGGTATTTCATCAGGATTCTCCCGTTGCTTTTAATTTAAGCGAATTGAAAGAAATATTTAAAAAAGACAGGATCAATGTGCACGTTGGATTGGGAGCAGGAGATAAATCATATTTTGTTTATACCTCGGATCTTT
- a CDS encoding preprotein translocase subunit SecA has translation MFLEDILKKIVGTKNDRELKRLSLLLSEINNFEPAMMSLTDEELRAKTPYFREKIKNGFTLDDILTEAFAVAREASRRTLLMRPFDVQVIGGIVLHEGKIAEMKTGEGKTLAATMPLYLNSLEQKGCHVVTVNDYLAKRDAEWMGPIYEFLGLSVGVIVHGLDDDERREAYHADITYGTNNEFGFDYLRDNMKFTLDDYVQREFNYAIVDEVDSILIDEARTPLIISGPSEESTDKYYKINQIIPRLKKDADYTIEEKSKTVVLTEEGVAHVEGFLNVQNLYEPRNIEIVHHVNQALRAHTLFKRDVDYLVKDGEVVIVDEFTGRVMPGRRYSDGLHQALEAKEKVKIEKENQTLASITFQNYFRMYKKLAGMTGTADTEAAEFKKIYNLDVLVIPTNMPMIRDDCNDLIYKTEKEKINAVIKEVKELNKGKRPVLIGTISIEKSELLSKYLTKAGVKHHVLNAKNHEREAEIVANAGQPGMVTISTNMAGRGTDIKLGEGVAELGGLHILGTERHESRRIDNQLRGRSGRQGDNGSSRFYLSLEDDLLRIFGAERISGIMDRIGIEEDQPIEHKYISRAIENAQKRVEGQNFDIRKHLLDYDDVMNRQRKVIYEQRKKVLRGEDLWTDVNEMIEEIIDDLLSEFMNEKENKEEWNLKGFEDALFKQFNIKFDLVNLGQNTSAQLSVREFVIEGVQKLLHNKENEFGKELMDYLMKVIMLQAIDTQWKEHLLAMDHLREGIGLRGYAQKDPVREYQREGYEMFMEMIARIKMDVLEKLCLIRIQREEEVEEIRQKQKQDYIMSRGEDVPEPKTVKHEGAKTGRNDPCPCGSGKKYKKCCGV, from the coding sequence ATGTTTCTGGAAGACATACTTAAAAAAATTGTGGGAACAAAAAATGACCGGGAATTAAAACGGTTGTCATTGCTATTAAGCGAAATCAATAATTTCGAGCCGGCGATGATGTCTTTGACTGATGAAGAATTGCGGGCTAAGACTCCTTATTTCAGAGAAAAAATAAAAAATGGTTTTACTCTTGATGATATTCTGACGGAAGCTTTTGCTGTGGCTCGCGAAGCTTCTCGCCGTACTTTACTGATGAGGCCTTTCGATGTTCAGGTAATCGGCGGAATTGTTTTACATGAAGGTAAGATTGCCGAAATGAAAACAGGTGAAGGAAAAACATTGGCCGCTACAATGCCTCTTTATCTTAACTCTTTGGAGCAAAAGGGGTGTCATGTAGTTACTGTCAATGATTATCTGGCCAAGAGAGATGCTGAATGGATGGGGCCTATTTATGAATTTCTGGGCCTGAGCGTTGGCGTGATTGTTCATGGTTTGGACGATGATGAACGAAGAGAAGCATATCATGCGGATATTACCTATGGAACTAATAATGAATTTGGTTTTGATTATCTTCGCGATAATATGAAATTTACTCTGGATGACTATGTTCAGCGTGAGTTCAACTACGCTATCGTGGACGAAGTTGACAGTATTTTAATTGATGAAGCCAGGACTCCACTGATTATTTCCGGTCCTTCCGAAGAATCAACTGATAAATATTATAAGATTAATCAAATAATTCCCCGGTTAAAAAAAGATGCTGATTACACGATAGAAGAAAAAAGCAAAACGGTTGTTCTTACAGAAGAAGGCGTGGCGCATGTTGAGGGGTTTCTTAATGTGCAAAATCTTTATGAGCCGCGCAATATAGAAATCGTTCATCATGTCAATCAGGCTCTCCGCGCACATACTTTATTTAAAAGAGATGTGGATTATCTGGTTAAGGACGGGGAAGTAGTAATTGTTGATGAATTTACGGGAAGAGTGATGCCCGGCCGTCGTTACAGCGATGGTCTGCATCAGGCATTGGAAGCCAAGGAAAAAGTCAAGATTGAAAAAGAGAATCAAACACTGGCGTCCATCACATTTCAGAATTATTTTAGAATGTATAAAAAATTGGCGGGCATGACTGGAACCGCCGATACGGAAGCGGCCGAATTCAAGAAAATTTATAATCTTGATGTTTTGGTTATCCCGACCAACATGCCGATGATTCGTGATGATTGCAATGACTTAATCTATAAAACAGAGAAGGAAAAAATCAACGCTGTCATTAAAGAAGTTAAGGAATTGAATAAGGGGAAAAGACCGGTTTTGATCGGTACTATTTCAATAGAAAAATCTGAACTCCTAAGTAAATATCTAACCAAGGCCGGGGTTAAGCATCATGTGCTGAATGCTAAAAATCATGAAAGAGAAGCGGAGATAGTTGCCAACGCCGGTCAGCCGGGAATGGTTACAATATCAACAAATATGGCTGGACGTGGCACTGATATTAAACTGGGAGAAGGTGTAGCGGAATTGGGAGGCCTGCATATTTTAGGTACCGAACGCCATGAAAGCCGCCGAATCGATAACCAGTTAAGAGGCCGGTCGGGACGTCAGGGTGATAATGGATCTTCGCGCTTTTATCTTTCTCTGGAAGATGACCTTTTGCGTATATTCGGTGCTGAGAGAATATCCGGGATTATGGATAGAATCGGCATTGAAGAGGATCAGCCGATTGAACATAAATATATTTCCCGCGCCATAGAAAATGCCCAAAAGCGAGTTGAAGGACAAAACTTTGATATTCGCAAACATCTGCTTGATTATGATGATGTAATGAACAGGCAGCGTAAAGTAATTTATGAGCAGCGTAAAAAAGTGCTGCGTGGCGAAGACTTATGGACAGATGTTAATGAGATGATTGAAGAAATCATCGATGATCTTTTGTCCGAATTTATGAATGAGAAAGAAAATAAGGAGGAATGGAACCTTAAAGGATTTGAGGATGCTTTGTTCAAGCAGTTCAATATAAAATTTGATTTGGTCAATTTAGGACAGAATACTTCTGCTCAGTTGTCCGTTCGTGAGTTTGTAATTGAAGGCGTCCAAAAACTCCTGCATAATAAGGAAAATGAATTCGGCAAGGAGCTTATGGATTACCTGATGAAAGTAATCATGCTCCAGGCGATAGACACTCAGTGGAAAGAACATCTGCTGGCGATGGACCACCTAAGAGAAGGAATCGGTCTGCGCGGTTACGCTCAAAAGGATCCGGTCAGAGAATATCAGCGGGAAGGTTATGAGATGTTCATGGAAATGATTGCCCGCATTAAGATGGATGTACTCGAAAAACTTTGCCTTATTAGAATACAGAGAGAGGAAGAAGTAGAAGAAATACGGCAGAAACAAAAGCAGGATTATATTATGAGCCGCGGGGAAGATGTGCCGGAACCAAAAACGGTTAAGCATGAAGGCGCCAAAACCGGACGGAATGATCCCTGTCCTTGCGGGAGTGGCAAAAAATATAAGAAATGTTGCGGCGTTTAA